A single genomic interval of uncultured Desulfobacter sp. harbors:
- a CDS encoding osmoprotectant NAGGN system M42 family peptidase, translating to MKISDAYLLEQLISMLQIPSPSGYTDQIVHYVCNELDTLEIPYNVTRRGAIRATLSGKGSTLDRAVCVHLDTLGAMVSRLKSNGRLAIRSIGTWSSRFAEGARVTVFTEGREFRGRVLPLKASGHVYGDTVDTQPVSWDQIEVRVDARCHNKEDLEAKGFCPGDFIAVDPCPEIDEYEGFINARHLDNKAGAAVLLSVARTICQSDITLPVDCHLLFTINEEVGVGATEVLYNDITEMIVIDSAMAAPGQNSTEYDATLVMMDQSGPFDYHLNKKLAELCRENGISFKKDLFEFYRSDAASAIEAGSDIRTALVGFGVDASHGNERTNISSLRQVENLILAYIQSPPTFNRDKDKMGSITGFPHQPTRDPINIET from the coding sequence ATGAAAATTAGTGATGCCTACCTGTTGGAACAATTGATCTCCATGCTCCAGATCCCAAGTCCATCCGGGTATACCGACCAGATCGTCCACTATGTGTGCAATGAGCTTGATACGTTGGAAATCCCGTATAATGTCACCCGGCGCGGCGCCATCCGGGCCACACTTTCCGGCAAAGGCAGTACTCTGGACCGGGCCGTATGTGTACATCTCGACACCCTGGGCGCCATGGTCAGTCGTTTGAAATCCAACGGCCGACTGGCCATCAGATCCATTGGCACCTGGTCCAGCCGGTTTGCTGAAGGGGCGCGCGTGACCGTGTTCACCGAAGGCCGGGAATTCAGAGGACGGGTACTTCCCTTAAAGGCTTCCGGTCATGTGTACGGGGATACCGTGGATACCCAGCCGGTCTCATGGGACCAGATTGAGGTGCGGGTGGATGCCCGGTGCCATAACAAAGAAGACCTTGAAGCCAAAGGCTTTTGCCCGGGCGATTTTATTGCCGTGGACCCTTGCCCGGAAATTGATGAATATGAAGGCTTTATCAATGCCCGCCACCTGGACAACAAGGCCGGGGCCGCCGTACTCTTATCTGTGGCCCGAACCATTTGCCAATCCGACATCACCCTGCCCGTGGACTGTCATCTATTGTTCACCATCAATGAGGAGGTGGGCGTAGGGGCCACGGAAGTGCTCTATAACGATATTACGGAAATGATTGTCATTGATTCAGCCATGGCCGCGCCCGGGCAGAACTCCACTGAGTATGATGCCACCCTGGTGATGATGGATCAGTCCGGTCCCTTTGACTACCATCTGAACAAAAAACTTGCCGAGCTGTGCCGGGAAAACGGTATATCATTTAAGAAAGACCTGTTTGAATTTTACCGGTCGGATGCAGCCTCGGCCATTGAAGCGGGCAGCGACATCAGAACGGCTTTGGTGGGGTTTGGCGTGGATGCTTCCCATGGGAACGAACGTACGAATATCAGCAGTCTGCGACAAGTGGAAAATCTCATCCTTGCGTATATCCAAAGCCCCCCCACCTTTAACCGGGATAAAGACAAAATGGGTTCAATCACCGGATTTCCCCACCAGCCCACCCGTGATCCCATTAATATTGAGACCTGA
- a CDS encoding YitT family protein, protein MARKRLKEAVKQKLESPDWHKILRILNQQLAITLGAVLNAFAYVLFQMPYNLAAGGVSGLGIIVNNLTGFSPGLFYFTANIPLFILGFFTLGKWRFLFTSTLAVVVFSSATEFFIVNMPTVFTEFPITENKLLATIYSGLLIGIGLGIIYRFGGTIGGTSIITRIIYNKTGFPMSQSGLYVDVLIIIVAGFVFSWETSLLAFLALLIAGMSADFAMEGASQRRTLIIITQHPEPLRYAIINELKRGVTMWPVKGGYSGEERTLLYLTVLRSRVYDVKFIINRIDPDAFMVVGVSQQTWGGYTQKKKKAKPIVSDHGVDS, encoded by the coding sequence TTGGCACGAAAAAGACTGAAAGAAGCGGTTAAACAAAAACTTGAATCCCCCGATTGGCATAAAATACTGCGAATTCTAAATCAGCAGTTGGCCATTACACTAGGTGCGGTACTCAACGCCTTTGCCTATGTATTGTTTCAAATGCCTTACAATCTGGCTGCAGGCGGGGTATCCGGATTGGGCATTATCGTAAATAATCTGACCGGATTTTCCCCGGGCCTGTTTTATTTTACGGCAAACATTCCATTGTTCATCCTTGGCTTTTTCACCCTGGGTAAATGGCGGTTTTTGTTTACCTCCACCCTCGCGGTGGTGGTCTTTTCCAGTGCCACGGAATTTTTTATTGTCAACATGCCAACGGTTTTCACTGAATTTCCCATCACTGAGAACAAACTTTTGGCAACCATATACAGTGGGCTGCTCATTGGCATTGGTTTGGGTATTATCTACCGTTTTGGCGGCACCATCGGCGGCACATCAATCATTACCCGGATCATTTACAATAAAACCGGGTTTCCCATGTCCCAGTCCGGCCTCTATGTGGATGTGCTAATTATTATCGTTGCCGGCTTTGTCTTCAGTTGGGAAACGTCGTTACTGGCCTTCCTGGCGCTTCTGATCGCAGGTATGAGCGCAGATTTTGCCATGGAAGGGGCCAGCCAGAGGCGCACCCTGATAATCATTACCCAACACCCCGAACCCCTGCGGTATGCTATTATCAACGAATTAAAACGCGGCGTAACCATGTGGCCGGTTAAAGGCGGGTATTCCGGTGAAGAACGCACCCTTTTATATCTTACCGTACTGCGCTCCCGGGTGTATGATGTAAAGTTCATCATTAACCGAATTGACCCTGATGCATTTATGGTGGTCGGGGTATCCCAGCAGACCTGGGGCGGGTATACCCAGAAAAAGAAAAAAGCTAAACCAATAGTATCTGACCATGGTGTCGACTCCTAA
- a CDS encoding SWIM zinc finger family protein, protein MMHYGYPKYITVAEKRAKAEKKLAALKKKNPGIQPVVIEGQALAKTWWGKAWNKNLERYADYANRIGRGRSYVRHSAVLDLQVQPGKVLGLVMGSTASPYRVTVTIKPIPQNQWQQIKDQCKGKMESIKQLMAGKFPKALEELFTRKDKGLFPSPKEIELDCSCPDRAVMCKHVAAVLYGIGARLDQDPGLFFVLRKAKVNDLVSETVKETKKDLLNRSKKKSSRVIDEESPNLSDMFGIDLDMDGSEPLPPAVPKSPGKASRKPVKPKAGKSRPGRPKAHISAGTGRKTASPKIKNAAGIETLFKRRTKRHTTAAEVIEKSDMAPQKVRNILSGLLRKGKIERVSRGVYKWVRPEPL, encoded by the coding sequence ATGATGCATTACGGGTACCCCAAATACATAACCGTGGCAGAAAAACGGGCAAAGGCTGAAAAAAAGCTTGCGGCCTTAAAAAAGAAAAATCCCGGTATTCAGCCCGTGGTCATTGAGGGCCAGGCCCTTGCAAAGACATGGTGGGGCAAGGCCTGGAACAAAAACCTGGAACGGTACGCCGATTATGCCAACCGGATCGGCCGGGGCCGCAGCTATGTCCGGCACAGTGCGGTTCTGGATCTTCAGGTCCAACCGGGCAAAGTCTTAGGCCTGGTCATGGGAAGTACGGCCTCCCCTTACCGGGTCACCGTTACCATTAAGCCCATTCCTCAAAACCAATGGCAGCAGATCAAAGATCAGTGCAAAGGGAAAATGGAGAGCATCAAACAACTGATGGCGGGTAAATTCCCCAAGGCACTTGAAGAGCTGTTCACCCGGAAAGACAAAGGTCTTTTCCCTTCGCCCAAAGAGATTGAACTGGATTGCTCCTGCCCGGACAGGGCGGTTATGTGCAAACATGTGGCCGCCGTGCTGTACGGCATCGGTGCCCGTCTGGACCAGGACCCGGGCCTGTTTTTCGTCTTGAGAAAGGCAAAGGTCAACGACCTGGTCTCCGAAACCGTCAAAGAGACAAAGAAGGATCTATTGAACCGGTCTAAGAAGAAATCCTCAAGAGTCATTGATGAAGAAAGCCCGAACCTGTCAGATATGTTCGGCATCGACCTTGATATGGACGGATCGGAACCCTTACCGCCGGCCGTGCCAAAATCACCAGGTAAAGCATCCCGCAAACCGGTGAAACCAAAGGCTGGGAAATCAAGACCGGGACGCCCAAAGGCCCATATATCCGCCGGCACCGGCAGGAAAACCGCTTCCCCCAAAATCAAAAATGCCGCCGGCATTGAAACCCTGTTCAAACGACGGACAAAACGCCACACAACCGCAGCTGAAGTCATTGAAAAATCGGACATGGCACCGCAAAAGGTCAGAAATATCCTGTCCGGCCTTCTAAGAAAAGGCAAAATAGAACGGGTATCAAGGGGTGTTTACAAATGGGTCAGGCCGGAACCGCTTTAG
- a CDS encoding DEAD/DEAH box helicase, with protein sequence MTDRTKEQPVVSVMPDQALILEWETVKHTVSPDRVQCMQKIAQTAENLKNDWLYNLGFKQFPVNFSPSLDYFLRFSRCFVRELLKTAELETLRQDAVISIPPGLVSDFISACPMMAGAEYVTSGMLEELWQGFNKAFSRDIKAFKGRVSDYFREKNPDLHPAGRVFFHLVEAKNSNLPFAFMATYSAGMGANGKPKHLPLKHAIETHDDDDLLTLLSTVYKAAEKSQIVADLIESGELFHPLAWDGDEAFRFLKEIPDYEACGVLCRIPDWWKQTASTPRVTISMGDNKPTMTGLDALLDFNVRVGLGDLALSRQEIETMLEESQGLAFIKNKWVAVDPEKLKQALKACDRIEDLVASGMTLGTAMRTRLDPEKMLGRGKAGQVDINVSSGTWLTSVLEKMTHPEQVEPVVPGKGFKATLRPYQSQGVDWLNFLASYGFGACLADDMGLGKTIQILAWLSTFPPNRKRPASLLVVPASLISNWQSEINRFLPGLKTCVAHPGFTPSNSQPGKTEKNKELKLTKVQLNRLDLVITSYTLVKKYAWLAKYSWHCLILDEAQAIKNPATLQTRAVKALPAAHRIVMTGTPVENRLSDLWSLFDFLNPGLLGNKTEFSGFAKTLKDNPKGYARLRQMISPYILRRLKTDKTVIKDLPDKVEMKVFADLSPKQVVLYKKSIKDLKQAIETSEGIQRKGLVLSFLLRFKQLCNHPDQLTGSGDFKAAHSGKFMRLGNICETVYEKRERVLVFTQFKEMTEPLRAFLETIFHHPGLVLHGSVPVAKRKKLIQTFQDNAYCPFMVLSLKAGGIGLNLTRANHVIHFDRWWNPAVENQATDRAFRIGQTKKVLVHKFVTRGTIEEKIDLMISEKQALADQVVTPSAQGLITEMDDKNLLDLFRLTLPE encoded by the coding sequence TTGACGGACAGAACTAAAGAACAACCGGTTGTTTCAGTCATGCCGGACCAGGCCTTGATCCTTGAATGGGAAACGGTCAAACACACGGTTTCCCCGGACCGGGTACAGTGCATGCAGAAAATTGCCCAAACTGCTGAAAATCTAAAAAACGACTGGCTGTACAACCTGGGATTTAAGCAATTTCCTGTAAATTTTTCACCCTCCCTGGACTATTTCCTGCGGTTTTCCCGCTGTTTTGTCCGGGAGCTGTTAAAGACGGCTGAACTTGAGACCCTAAGGCAGGACGCTGTCATCAGCATCCCGCCGGGGCTTGTCAGCGATTTTATTTCCGCCTGTCCCATGATGGCCGGGGCTGAATATGTAACCAGCGGCATGCTCGAAGAGCTGTGGCAGGGGTTTAATAAGGCATTTTCCCGTGACATCAAAGCGTTCAAGGGCCGGGTCAGCGACTATTTCCGTGAAAAAAACCCAGATCTTCACCCGGCGGGCCGGGTGTTTTTCCATCTGGTGGAGGCTAAAAATTCGAACCTGCCCTTTGCCTTTATGGCCACCTATTCCGCAGGCATGGGGGCCAACGGAAAACCCAAGCACCTGCCCCTGAAACATGCCATCGAAACCCATGACGATGATGACCTTCTGACCCTTTTGTCCACAGTGTACAAGGCGGCGGAAAAAAGCCAAATCGTGGCGGATCTCATCGAATCCGGCGAGTTGTTCCATCCCCTGGCCTGGGATGGGGATGAGGCGTTTCGCTTTCTCAAGGAAATCCCGGATTATGAGGCCTGCGGTGTGCTCTGCCGGATTCCGGACTGGTGGAAACAAACCGCTTCCACCCCCCGGGTGACCATCTCCATGGGGGATAACAAACCGACCATGACCGGGTTGGATGCGCTGCTTGATTTCAACGTCCGTGTGGGATTGGGCGATCTGGCGTTATCCAGGCAGGAGATTGAAACCATGCTGGAAGAGAGCCAGGGCCTGGCGTTTATCAAAAACAAATGGGTGGCCGTGGACCCGGAAAAGTTGAAACAGGCCCTGAAGGCCTGCGACCGGATTGAGGATCTGGTCGCCTCGGGCATGACCCTGGGAACAGCCATGCGGACCCGGCTGGACCCGGAAAAAATGCTTGGCCGAGGCAAGGCCGGCCAGGTGGATATCAATGTATCCAGCGGAACATGGCTGACGTCCGTACTGGAAAAGATGACCCACCCGGAACAGGTTGAGCCGGTGGTACCGGGCAAAGGCTTCAAGGCAACATTGCGGCCCTACCAGTCACAGGGCGTAGACTGGCTGAACTTTTTGGCGTCCTACGGATTCGGGGCCTGCCTGGCCGATGATATGGGCCTGGGAAAAACCATCCAGATACTGGCATGGCTGAGCACGTTTCCGCCAAACCGCAAACGCCCCGCAAGCCTTCTGGTGGTGCCGGCCTCTCTGATTTCAAACTGGCAGTCGGAAATCAACCGGTTTTTGCCCGGTCTTAAAACCTGTGTGGCCCATCCCGGTTTTACCCCTTCAAATTCACAGCCCGGCAAGACAGAGAAGAACAAGGAACTCAAGCTGACCAAAGTCCAGTTGAACCGCCTGGACCTGGTCATCACCAGCTACACCCTGGTGAAAAAATACGCCTGGCTTGCCAAGTATTCCTGGCACTGCCTGATCTTAGACGAGGCCCAGGCCATTAAAAATCCCGCCACCCTGCAAACCCGTGCCGTCAAAGCCCTGCCTGCGGCCCACCGAATCGTCATGACCGGCACGCCTGTGGAAAACCGGCTATCAGACCTGTGGTCCTTGTTTGATTTTTTAAATCCCGGACTTTTGGGCAATAAAACGGAATTTTCAGGTTTTGCCAAAACCCTGAAAGACAATCCCAAGGGGTATGCCAGGCTGCGGCAGATGATCTCTCCCTATATCCTGCGCCGCCTGAAAACCGATAAAACCGTGATCAAAGACCTGCCGGACAAGGTGGAGATGAAGGTATTTGCCGATTTAAGCCCCAAGCAGGTGGTGTTGTACAAAAAATCAATCAAGGATTTGAAGCAGGCCATTGAAACATCCGAGGGCATCCAGCGAAAAGGGCTGGTGCTTTCCTTTCTTCTACGATTCAAACAATTGTGCAACCACCCGGACCAACTCACAGGCTCCGGGGACTTCAAGGCCGCCCACAGCGGTAAATTCATGCGCCTGGGCAACATCTGTGAAACCGTTTATGAAAAACGGGAACGGGTTCTCGTGTTTACCCAGTTCAAGGAGATGACGGAACCGTTGCGGGCCTTCCTTGAAACCATTTTCCATCACCCGGGACTTGTGCTCCATGGATCTGTGCCTGTTGCAAAACGCAAAAAACTGATACAAACCTTCCAGGACAATGCCTATTGCCCCTTTATGGTGCTTTCGCTAAAGGCCGGGGGCATAGGCCTGAACCTGACCCGGGCCAATCATGTGATCCATTTTGACAGATGGTGGAACCCGGCCGTGGAAAACCAGGCCACGGACAGGGCGTTTCGCATCGGGCAGACAAAAAAAGTCCTGGTGCATAAATTTGTCACCCGGGGCACCATTGAGGAAAAGATTGATTTGATGATCAGTGAAAAACAGGCCCTGGCCGACCAGGTGGTCACCCCGTCCGCCCAAGGCCTGATCACGGAAATGGATGATAAAAACCTGCTGGACCTGTTCCGGCTCACCCTCCCGGAATAA
- a CDS encoding RNA pseudouridine synthase: MKEKIKIVEQGQGWVCVEKPGGMSVHNDPGRDMISGLQKELGPGSTEILQPVHRLDKETSGLLLVATDRDSLTYLSNLFAGGKVTKRYKALVHGHFEQARGSWDTPLTKSAGGRADPRGRGKRTKALTRYRVLDQSHHYTLLDIELFTGRKHQIRRHAKLAGHPVVGDPRYGSPRALEFLKTQKQFNAMGLHACFLKFRDKGGTVTLELPDMPPDVARMFEEDRA; this comes from the coding sequence ATGAAAGAAAAAATCAAAATCGTAGAACAGGGACAAGGCTGGGTCTGCGTGGAAAAGCCTGGGGGCATGAGTGTCCATAACGATCCGGGCAGGGATATGATCTCCGGACTCCAAAAAGAATTGGGCCCCGGCAGCACGGAAATACTCCAGCCTGTGCACCGCCTGGATAAAGAGACCTCGGGACTGCTCCTTGTGGCCACGGACCGGGACTCCCTGACCTACCTCTCGAATCTTTTTGCAGGGGGGAAAGTGACAAAACGCTATAAAGCCCTGGTCCACGGCCATTTTGAACAGGCCCGGGGATCCTGGGATACTCCCCTGACCAAATCCGCCGGTGGCAGAGCCGATCCCCGGGGCCGGGGAAAACGAACCAAAGCCCTGACCCGCTATAGAGTCCTGGACCAATCCCACCATTATACTCTTCTGGACATTGAATTGTTCACCGGCCGCAAGCACCAAATCCGACGCCACGCCAAACTGGCAGGGCATCCGGTCGTGGGCGATCCCCGGTACGGCTCCCCCAGAGCCCTTGAATTCTTAAAAACCCAAAAGCAGTTCAACGCCATGGGCCTGCACGCCTGTTTCCTTAAGTTCAGGGACAAAGGCGGGACCGTCACCCTGGAGCTGCCGGATATGCCCCCGGATGTTGCACGAATGTTTGAAGAGGACAGAGCATAA